The Ensifer adhaerens genome contains a region encoding:
- a CDS encoding RNA polymerase sigma factor — MDAELVEKAVDGDRQAFGQLVERHYDFVHAVAWRWSGNVSDAEDIAQDVCLRLGAAIRGFRGTSRFRTWLYTLTLNAARDHRRRQVRDNSRLQAYASEQATAAPPQDPDEEQREALWAAVRELPEKQCDAVLLVYAEGLSHAAAADVLGCSEATISWHVHEARKRLKTLLGKEAV, encoded by the coding sequence TTGGACGCTGAACTCGTCGAAAAGGCGGTGGATGGAGACCGACAGGCTTTTGGCCAGCTGGTCGAGCGACACTATGATTTTGTCCATGCGGTCGCCTGGCGATGGTCCGGAAACGTCTCTGACGCAGAGGACATCGCCCAGGATGTCTGCCTGAGGCTGGGTGCCGCCATTCGCGGCTTTCGCGGCACCAGCCGGTTTCGCACCTGGCTCTATACGCTGACGTTGAACGCCGCGCGCGACCATAGGCGGCGGCAGGTACGCGATAACAGCCGCCTGCAGGCCTATGCCAGCGAGCAGGCGACGGCAGCGCCCCCTCAGGATCCCGACGAAGAGCAGCGCGAGGCGCTCTGGGCCGCGGTCCGGGAACTGCCGGAAAAGCAGTGCGATGCGGTGCTGCTCGTTTATGCCGAAGGCTTGAGCCATGCGGCGGCCGCCGACGTGCTTGGCTGTTCGGAGGCAACCATATCCTGGCATGTGCATGAAGCGCGCAAGCGCCTGAAGACATTGCTCGGCAAGGAGGCAGTGTGA
- the dmeF gene encoding CDF family Co(II)/Ni(II) efflux transporter DmeF produces the protein MGNHDRDHHHHHGHHGHSHDDARVLAASHDHVFLGGNHERNERRTWIVIAVTATMMVIEIAAGQIFGSMALVADGWHMSTHAAAMLIAALAYLYARKHSNNRRFTFGTGKLGDLAGFSSAIVLALIALLIGWESLRRLHAPVTIDFSEAILVAVAGLIVNLVCAWLLKDDHGHHHHDHHRHHHGHHGGQDRNLRAAYLHVLADALTSVLAIVALGLGAIYGWLWLDPAMGIVGALVIARWSFGLIRDTGATLLDYIPDGEDLPDEIGEIVAREDAEIVDLHVWQLGPGHHGAIVSLVADNPRAPSYYREKLAAIHDLSHVTVEVEPRAA, from the coding sequence ATGGGCAATCACGACCGCGACCATCATCACCACCACGGACACCACGGGCATTCGCATGACGACGCGCGCGTGCTCGCGGCCAGCCATGATCACGTCTTCCTCGGCGGCAATCACGAGCGCAACGAGCGGCGGACCTGGATTGTCATCGCGGTGACCGCAACGATGATGGTGATCGAGATCGCAGCAGGTCAGATCTTCGGCTCGATGGCGCTGGTTGCCGATGGCTGGCACATGTCGACCCATGCGGCCGCGATGCTGATCGCAGCGCTTGCCTATCTCTATGCACGCAAGCATTCGAACAATCGCCGCTTTACCTTCGGCACGGGAAAGCTCGGGGACCTCGCCGGCTTTTCGAGCGCCATCGTGCTGGCCCTGATCGCGCTTCTGATCGGCTGGGAGAGCCTGCGCCGCCTCCACGCTCCGGTGACGATCGATTTCAGCGAGGCGATCCTCGTCGCTGTTGCCGGCCTCATCGTCAATCTCGTCTGCGCCTGGCTCTTGAAGGACGATCACGGCCATCATCACCACGATCATCACCGCCACCACCATGGGCACCATGGTGGGCAGGATCGTAACCTGCGCGCCGCCTATCTACACGTGCTTGCCGACGCGCTGACCTCGGTCCTCGCCATCGTCGCCCTTGGTCTCGGCGCAATCTATGGCTGGCTGTGGCTCGATCCCGCCATGGGCATCGTCGGCGCACTTGTCATTGCGCGCTGGTCCTTCGGCCTCATTCGCGATACAGGCGCGACATTGCTCGACTATATCCCCGATGGCGAAGACCTGCCGGACGAGATCGGCGAGATCGTCGCCAGGGAAGACGCCGAGATCGTCGATCTGCACGTCTGGCAACTCGGGCCCGGCCACCACGGTGCAATCGTCTCGCTCGTCGCCGACAACCCGCGGGCACCGTCCTATTATCGCGAAAAGCTTGCCGCCATTCACGATTTGTCGCATGTGACCGTGGAGGTGGAACCACGGGCCGCATAG
- a CDS encoding helix-turn-helix transcriptional regulator: MTIAPAFTSILATHAPTAAAISALLYPHGEVVLHDLRTGTIAGIWNCFSGRAVGEDSLIEEEFSALGSTEAVLGPYEKTGADGRRFKSISAVLRDGTGDAVGLLCINLDMSMIDQAVKLLSAFAGAEQPKPQALFSRDWREEINATLHGWLKERGLALSALKRGDRVALVAALDERGLFQTRNAVDHLASLIGASRASIYNYLAAARGEAP, encoded by the coding sequence ATGACCATAGCACCCGCCTTCACCTCGATCCTTGCAACGCACGCGCCGACGGCGGCTGCGATCAGCGCGCTTCTTTATCCGCATGGGGAGGTTGTGCTGCATGATCTCCGAACCGGTACGATCGCGGGGATCTGGAACTGTTTCTCCGGTCGCGCGGTCGGCGAAGATTCGCTGATCGAAGAGGAATTTTCAGCCCTCGGCAGCACTGAAGCGGTGCTCGGGCCCTATGAGAAGACCGGTGCGGATGGCCGGCGCTTCAAGTCGATCTCAGCCGTTCTGCGCGACGGGACGGGCGACGCGGTCGGCCTGCTTTGCATCAATCTCGACATGTCGATGATCGATCAGGCGGTGAAGCTGCTCTCGGCTTTCGCCGGCGCCGAGCAGCCGAAGCCGCAGGCGCTGTTTTCGCGCGACTGGCGCGAGGAGATCAACGCGACCCTGCATGGCTGGCTGAAGGAGCGGGGGCTGGCGCTCTCGGCGCTCAAGCGCGGCGATCGCGTGGCGCTGGTGGCAGCGCTCGACGAACGCGGTCTCTTCCAGACGCGCAACGCGGTCGATCACCTTGCCAGCCTCATCGGCGCCTCGCGCGCGTCGATCTACAACTATCTCGCTGCGGCCCGCGGCGAGGCGCCCTGA
- a CDS encoding corrinoid protein — translation MADDEIILEDLSDEELVQQMHDDLYDGLKEEIEDGTNILLKRGWTPYDVLTQALVEGMRIVGIDFRDGILFVPEVLLSANAMKAGMTILRPLLAETGAPKLGKMVIGTVKGDIHDIGKNLVGMMMEGAGFDVVDLGINNPVENYLEAIEREQPDILGMSALLTTTMPYMKVVIDTLKEKGLRDDYVVLVGGAPLNEEFGKAVGADAYCRDAAIAVETAKDFMKRKHNRLAG, via the coding sequence ATGGCAGACGATGAAATCATTCTCGAGGACCTTTCCGACGAAGAACTCGTGCAGCAGATGCACGACGACCTCTATGACGGCCTGAAGGAGGAAATCGAGGACGGGACCAACATCCTGCTCAAGCGCGGCTGGACGCCTTACGACGTCCTGACCCAGGCGCTGGTCGAAGGCATGCGCATCGTCGGCATCGACTTCCGCGATGGCATCCTGTTCGTGCCGGAAGTGCTGCTCTCGGCCAACGCCATGAAGGCCGGCATGACCATCCTGCGCCCGCTTCTCGCCGAAACCGGCGCGCCGAAGCTCGGCAAGATGGTGATCGGCACCGTCAAGGGCGACATTCACGACATCGGCAAGAACCTCGTCGGCATGATGATGGAAGGTGCGGGCTTCGACGTCGTCGACCTCGGCATCAACAACCCGGTCGAAAACTATCTCGAAGCGATCGAGCGCGAGCAGCCGGATATTCTCGGCATGTCCGCGCTTCTGACCACCACCATGCCCTACATGAAGGTCGTCATCGACACGCTCAAGGAAAAGGGCCTGCGCGACGACTACGTCGTTCTCGTCGGCGGTGCGCCGCTGAACGAGGAATTCGGCAAGGCCGTCGGTGCCGATGCCTATTGCCGCGATGCGGCGATTGCGGTCGAAACCGCCAAGGACTTCATGAAGCGCAAGCACAACCGCCTGGCCGGCTGA
- a CDS encoding phosphodiester glycosidase family protein, with the protein MPLFPKPFLVGAVLSAGLAGPALAACRDVSHLGQDYVACSFDPATTDIRLYNKDQAGVPFRSFRALSLELRHREEYMSFAMNGGMYHDDLSPVGLHIEEGREQAPLNTNSGWGNFHLLPNGVFYVDDGKAGVMAADAYRDARLTPRFATQSGPMLVIDGKLHPRFLPDSTSYKTRNGVGVTAEGEVVFVVSKRPVRFHDFATLFRDTLDCPNALFLDGTISSVYAPDINRHDRLFPMGPIIAVVGKFPR; encoded by the coding sequence ATGCCGCTTTTTCCAAAACCCTTTCTCGTCGGTGCCGTTCTTTCGGCCGGTCTTGCCGGGCCTGCGCTCGCCGCCTGCCGCGATGTCAGCCATCTTGGCCAGGACTATGTCGCCTGCAGCTTCGATCCGGCGACAACCGATATCCGCCTCTACAACAAGGACCAGGCGGGCGTGCCCTTCCGCTCCTTCCGGGCGCTGTCGCTCGAACTGCGCCATCGCGAAGAATACATGAGCTTCGCCATGAACGGCGGCATGTATCACGACGATCTGTCGCCGGTCGGCCTGCATATCGAGGAGGGGCGCGAGCAGGCGCCGCTCAACACCAATTCCGGCTGGGGCAATTTCCACCTTTTGCCGAACGGGGTGTTTTATGTCGACGACGGCAAAGCGGGGGTAATGGCGGCGGACGCCTATCGCGACGCCAGGCTCACGCCGCGATTTGCCACGCAATCCGGGCCGATGCTGGTCATCGACGGCAAGCTGCATCCGCGCTTCCTGCCCGACAGCACCAGTTACAAGACCCGCAACGGCGTCGGCGTGACGGCCGAGGGCGAGGTGGTTTTCGTCGTCTCGAAGCGGCCGGTGCGGTTCCACGATTTCGCGACGCTGTTTCGCGATACATTGGATTGCCCCAATGCGCTCTTCCTCGACGGCACGATTTCGAGCGTCTATGCGCCTGATATCAACCGCCACGATCGGCTGTTTCCGATGGGGCCGATCATCGCCGTCGTCGGAAAATTTCCACGCTGA
- a CDS encoding metal/formaldehyde-sensitive transcriptional repressor produces MTHTIREKQKLINRVRRLRGQMEAVERMLEEEKGCAEVMQVIAGIRGAVNGLMAEVVEDHIHMHVAAAELSQKDREEAAAELVDVVRAYLK; encoded by the coding sequence ATGACCCATACCATCCGCGAGAAGCAGAAGCTCATCAACAGGGTACGGCGCCTGCGCGGCCAGATGGAGGCGGTCGAGCGGATGCTGGAGGAGGAGAAGGGCTGCGCCGAGGTCATGCAGGTGATCGCCGGCATACGCGGCGCGGTCAACGGGCTGATGGCGGAAGTGGTCGAAGACCATATCCACATGCATGTCGCCGCAGCCGAGCTGTCGCAGAAGGACCGGGAGGAAGCGGCGGCCGAACTGGTGGATGTGGTGCGCGCCTACCTGAAATAG
- a CDS encoding trimethylamine methyltransferase family protein, whose protein sequence is MSDVTDQGAVEGGGRRARGEGRGAAARRASRTGGGPGPSLPYIQRKIREYEVLDEEGLQLIERNADTILEEIGIEFRDDAEALELWKQAGADVRGQRVHFPKGLCRELLKTAPSEFTWHARNPERSAQVGGKATIFAPVYGPPFVRDLEGNRRYATIEDFRNFVKLAYMAPSMHSSGGTVCEPVDIPVNKRHLDMVYSHIKYSDKPFMGSVTAPERAEDTIAMAKIVFGDDFVENNCVTLNLINANSPMVFDETMVGALKVYARHNQACVLSPFILSGAMSPVTVAGTLTQILAEVLAGASFTQLIRKGAPVLFGTFAASISMQSGAPTFGTPEPSLVSYGAAQLARRLKLPFRTGGSLCGSKVPDAQAAHESANTLNMTLLAGTNFVLHAAGWLEGGLISSYEKFMIDQDQLGMMQKMAEGVDLSENAQALDAIREVGPGSHYLGCAHTQANFQTAFYRSPLADNNSFEQWEVEGEKRIEQRANALCRSWLEHYEAPYLDPEIDEKLKAFIASRKDSMPDAFT, encoded by the coding sequence ATGAGCGACGTGACAGATCAGGGCGCGGTTGAAGGCGGCGGTCGCCGCGCACGCGGCGAGGGACGGGGAGCAGCAGCAAGGCGCGCATCGCGCACCGGCGGCGGCCCGGGGCCGTCTTTGCCCTATATCCAGCGCAAGATTCGCGAATACGAGGTGCTCGACGAGGAAGGCCTGCAGCTGATCGAGCGCAATGCCGATACGATCCTCGAGGAAATCGGCATCGAGTTCCGTGACGACGCCGAGGCGCTCGAACTCTGGAAGCAGGCCGGCGCCGACGTGCGCGGCCAGCGCGTGCATTTCCCCAAGGGTCTCTGCCGCGAGCTTCTGAAAACGGCACCCTCCGAATTCACCTGGCATGCCCGCAACCCGGAGCGCAGCGCCCAGGTCGGCGGCAAGGCGACGATCTTCGCGCCGGTCTACGGCCCGCCCTTCGTGCGCGATCTGGAAGGCAACCGCCGCTATGCGACGATCGAGGATTTCCGCAACTTCGTGAAGCTCGCCTATATGGCGCCGTCGATGCACTCGTCCGGCGGCACGGTCTGCGAGCCGGTCGACATCCCCGTCAACAAGCGCCACCTCGATATGGTCTACAGCCATATCAAATATTCCGACAAACCCTTCATGGGCTCGGTGACGGCGCCGGAGCGGGCGGAAGACACGATCGCCATGGCGAAGATCGTCTTCGGCGACGACTTCGTCGAAAACAACTGCGTTACGCTGAACCTCATCAACGCCAACTCGCCGATGGTCTTCGACGAGACGATGGTGGGGGCGCTGAAGGTCTATGCGCGCCATAACCAGGCCTGCGTGCTCTCGCCCTTCATCCTGTCGGGCGCCATGAGCCCGGTGACGGTTGCCGGCACGCTGACGCAGATTCTCGCCGAAGTTCTCGCCGGCGCCTCCTTCACCCAGCTGATCCGCAAGGGCGCGCCGGTGCTGTTCGGCACCTTCGCCGCCTCGATCTCGATGCAGTCGGGCGCGCCGACCTTCGGTACGCCGGAGCCGTCGCTGGTCTCCTACGGTGCCGCCCAGCTCGCCCGTCGCCTGAAGCTTCCCTTCCGCACCGGCGGCTCGCTCTGCGGCTCCAAGGTTCCGGACGCCCAGGCAGCGCACGAATCGGCCAATACGCTGAACATGACGCTTCTTGCCGGCACCAATTTCGTGCTGCATGCGGCAGGCTGGCTCGAAGGCGGTCTGATCTCGTCCTACGAGAAGTTCATGATCGACCAGGACCAGCTCGGCATGATGCAGAAGATGGCCGAAGGCGTTGACCTCTCGGAAAACGCCCAGGCGCTCGACGCGATCCGCGAAGTCGGCCCGGGCAGCCACTATCTCGGCTGCGCCCACACCCAGGCCAACTTCCAGACGGCCTTCTACCGTTCGCCGCTTGCCGACAACAATTCCTTCGAACAGTGGGAGGTGGAAGGCGAAAAGCGCATCGAGCAGCGCGCCAATGCGCTTTGCCGCAGTTGGCTGGAGCATTACGAGGCGCCTTACCTCGATCCCGAGATCGACGAAAAGCTGAAGGCGTTCATCGCCAGCCGCAAGGACTCGATGCCGGACGCTTTCACCTGA
- a CDS encoding DUF1638 domain-containing protein, with translation MEKVSPAIERAQPEKVHVIGCGAIAREILAICEANGLGHIDLNCLPAIWHNTPDKITPGIRDAIAKARAEGFERIFVAYADCGTGGQLDRLLEEEKVERIPGPHCYSFFAGNDDFARRWDDDLTAFFLTDFLARQFEAFVIEPLGLNRHPELRDMYFGHYRKLVYLSQQEDEGLQEKARKAAERLGLEYEYRFTGYGDLTGSLLTA, from the coding sequence ATGGAAAAAGTATCGCCCGCAATAGAACGTGCACAACCGGAAAAAGTTCACGTGATCGGTTGCGGCGCCATCGCCCGCGAAATCCTGGCGATCTGCGAGGCGAACGGGCTTGGCCATATCGACCTCAACTGTCTGCCCGCCATCTGGCACAACACGCCCGACAAGATCACCCCGGGAATTCGCGACGCCATTGCCAAGGCCCGCGCCGAAGGCTTCGAGCGCATCTTCGTCGCCTATGCCGACTGCGGCACCGGCGGCCAGCTCGACCGACTTCTGGAGGAGGAAAAGGTCGAGCGTATCCCCGGTCCGCACTGTTACTCCTTCTTTGCCGGCAACGATGATTTCGCCCGCCGTTGGGACGACGACCTCACCGCCTTCTTCCTCACCGACTTTCTCGCCCGCCAGTTCGAGGCCTTCGTCATCGAACCGCTCGGCCTCAACCGGCACCCGGAGCTCCGGGACATGTATTTCGGCCACTACCGCAAGCTCGTCTATCTCTCGCAGCAGGAGGATGAAGGCTTGCAGGAGAAGGCGAGGAAGGCCGCCGAGCGGCTCGGGCTCGAATACGAATATCGCTTTACCGGTTACGGCGATCTGACGGGGTCGCTGCTGACGGCGTGA
- a CDS encoding vWA domain-containing protein, translating into MSDDFEKLGRMNPPKASAEARARALALAMQAFDEPQENSNATQGSVRPVRQSSIFNRIWSPIMNRKLLAGSALATLFVVPAAAFLTFELTRDGAPFGERAQEVALKGELTKEEARQKPEPQVAARKAAADERARQQEAKTVEVPATVEAESEAAAPAAQADAMANSVARDSVAPLSAVGGAQPQMTYLPAPTIQDEMQPAPVENRERFGKADSNPVKSVATDPVSTFSVDVDTASYAFVRRSLMEGQMPERDAVRVEEMVNYFPYDWPRPASAAEPFKATVTLTPTPWNGGTRLMHVAIKGYDVVPAEAPKANLVFLIDVSGSMDEPDKLPLLKGAFRLLVEKLKPEDTVSIVTYAGNAGTVLEPTSVKDKAKILQAIDTLQPGGSTAGAEGIDAAYGLAEKAFVKGGVNRIMLATDGDFNVGPSSDEDLKRLIEEKRKSGIFLSVLGFGRGNYNDALMQTIAQNGNGTAAYIDTLAEAQKTLVEEAGSSLFPIAKDVKLQVEFNPAAIAEYRLIGYETRALKREDFNNDKVDAGDIGSGHSVTAIYEVTPKGSPAVLNDDLRYAEAEKSVAEASPNSGELAFLKIRYKKPDGDKSELITTPVTESNAVPSLAEASNDVRFSVAVAAFGQKLAGVTALGDYSYDAVIDLAAAAKGADPFGYRSEFVNLVRLSKGLGGSGK; encoded by the coding sequence ATGAGCGACGATTTCGAAAAGCTTGGCCGGATGAACCCGCCGAAGGCTTCTGCGGAAGCGCGCGCCCGTGCGCTCGCCTTGGCCATGCAGGCCTTCGACGAGCCGCAAGAAAATTCGAATGCCACCCAAGGATCGGTTCGGCCGGTTCGTCAAAGCTCCATCTTCAACCGGATATGGAGCCCCATCATGAACCGGAAACTGCTTGCAGGATCGGCACTGGCAACCCTTTTCGTCGTGCCCGCCGCCGCTTTCCTGACGTTTGAACTCACGCGCGACGGTGCGCCCTTCGGCGAGCGGGCGCAGGAGGTTGCGCTGAAGGGTGAACTCACCAAGGAAGAGGCGCGGCAAAAGCCGGAGCCCCAGGTCGCCGCCAGGAAGGCGGCCGCCGACGAACGCGCGCGCCAGCAGGAAGCGAAAACCGTGGAGGTGCCCGCGACCGTAGAGGCCGAGAGCGAGGCTGCGGCTCCTGCCGCGCAGGCCGATGCGATGGCCAACAGTGTTGCGCGCGACAGCGTCGCTCCGCTCTCGGCCGTCGGCGGTGCGCAGCCGCAGATGACATACCTGCCAGCGCCCACGATTCAGGATGAGATGCAGCCGGCACCCGTGGAAAACCGCGAGCGCTTCGGCAAGGCCGACAGCAATCCGGTGAAGAGCGTTGCGACCGATCCGGTCTCGACCTTCTCGGTCGACGTCGACACGGCATCCTATGCTTTCGTGCGCCGTTCGTTGATGGAAGGGCAGATGCCCGAGCGCGACGCCGTGCGGGTCGAGGAGATGGTCAACTACTTTCCCTATGACTGGCCGAGGCCGGCAAGCGCTGCCGAACCCTTCAAGGCGACGGTGACGCTGACGCCGACGCCGTGGAATGGTGGCACGCGGCTGATGCATGTGGCGATCAAGGGTTACGACGTCGTGCCGGCGGAAGCGCCGAAGGCGAACCTCGTCTTCCTGATCGACGTATCGGGCTCGATGGACGAGCCCGACAAGCTGCCGCTCTTGAAAGGCGCTTTCCGGCTGCTGGTCGAGAAGCTGAAGCCCGAGGATACGGTCTCGATCGTCACCTATGCCGGCAACGCCGGAACAGTACTGGAGCCGACATCGGTCAAGGACAAGGCGAAGATCCTCCAGGCGATTGACACCTTGCAGCCCGGCGGCTCGACCGCCGGTGCGGAAGGGATCGACGCGGCCTACGGGCTTGCCGAGAAGGCCTTCGTCAAGGGCGGGGTCAACCGCATCATGCTGGCGACGGATGGTGACTTCAATGTCGGCCCGTCGAGCGACGAGGACCTGAAGCGGCTGATCGAGGAGAAGCGCAAGAGCGGCATCTTCCTCTCCGTGCTCGGCTTCGGCCGCGGCAATTATAACGACGCGCTGATGCAGACGATCGCCCAGAACGGCAACGGCACGGCCGCCTATATCGATACTCTGGCCGAGGCGCAGAAGACGCTGGTGGAGGAGGCGGGGTCCTCGCTCTTCCCGATCGCCAAGGACGTCAAGCTGCAGGTGGAGTTCAATCCGGCCGCGATCGCCGAATACCGGCTGATCGGCTACGAGACACGCGCCTTGAAGCGCGAGGACTTCAACAACGACAAGGTGGACGCCGGCGACATCGGTTCCGGTCACAGCGTGACGGCGATCTACGAGGTGACGCCGAAGGGCAGCCCGGCGGTGCTCAACGACGACCTGCGCTATGCAGAGGCGGAAAAGTCGGTGGCAGAGGCAAGCCCGAACAGCGGCGAACTTGCCTTCCTGAAGATCCGCTACAAGAAGCCGGACGGCGACAAGAGCGAGTTGATCACCACGCCGGTGACCGAGTCGAATGCGGTGCCGTCGCTCGCCGAGGCGTCCAATGACGTGCGCTTCTCGGTGGCAGTGGCGGCCTTCGGGCAGAAGCTTGCAGGCGTGACGGCGCTCGGCGACTATTCCTATGACGCAGTCATCGATCTCGCCGCAGCCGCCAAGGGCGCCGATCCGTTCGGCTATCGCAGCGAATTCGTCAATCTGGTGCGGCTCTCCAAGGGGCTCGGCGGTTCCGGCAAGTGA
- a CDS encoding 4Fe-4S dicluster domain-containing protein, whose protein sequence is MTAPSATADKTIETIRAALAPHGLFLRGTVNFASGEVAPLLVDGRLAASVVLIGNIGGSLWQPFSAWRQARSDGGGADPLDNWSKAVINPVAGEQGATAFFPSDPPWQPFQQWAMRAEGLKPSPLGILIHSRFGLWHGYRGALAFGIPLGETGEASASHPCDHCLEKPCISGCPASALAGERFDVGRCRGHLRTDAGRAGCLANGCLSRAACPVGSQYRYPPEQLRFHMSALEV, encoded by the coding sequence ATGACGGCGCCCTCCGCGACAGCGGACAAGACAATCGAAACGATCCGTGCGGCGCTGGCGCCGCACGGTCTTTTTTTGCGCGGAACCGTGAATTTCGCCTCCGGTGAGGTCGCACCGCTGCTCGTCGATGGCCGCCTGGCGGCAAGCGTGGTGCTGATTGGCAATATCGGCGGTTCGCTGTGGCAGCCGTTCAGCGCGTGGCGGCAAGCCCGGTCGGATGGCGGCGGCGCCGATCCGCTCGACAATTGGTCGAAGGCCGTCATCAATCCGGTCGCCGGCGAGCAGGGGGCGACCGCCTTCTTTCCGTCGGATCCCCCGTGGCAGCCGTTCCAGCAGTGGGCGATGAGGGCCGAAGGCCTGAAACCGTCGCCGCTGGGCATTCTCATCCATTCGCGTTTCGGCCTGTGGCACGGTTACCGCGGCGCACTTGCTTTCGGTATCCCGCTTGGCGAGACAGGTGAAGCGAGCGCCAGCCACCCTTGCGACCACTGTCTCGAAAAGCCGTGCATCTCGGGCTGTCCGGCGTCGGCGCTTGCAGGGGAACGCTTCGATGTCGGGCGTTGTCGCGGCCACCTGCGCACGGACGCGGGCAGGGCGGGCTGCCTTGCGAATGGCTGTCTGTCGCGCGCTGCCTGTCCCGTCGGGAGCCAATATCGCTACCCGCCCGAGCAGTTGCGCTTCCATATGTCTGCGCTTGAAGTGTGA